The DNA sequence GACGATGGAACCGTCGGCGAGATACAGCACCCGGTCCGCGTAGGACGCGGCGACGGGGTCGTGGGTGACCATGACGATGGTCTGGCCCAGCTCGTCGACCGACTTGCGGAGGAAGGACAGGACTTCGGCCCCGGCGCGGGAGTCCAGGTTCCCGGTGGGCTCGTCACCGAAGATGATCTCCGGCCGGGCGGCGAGCGCCCTGGCGACGGCGACGCGCTGCTGCTGACCCCCCGAGAGCTGGGTGGGGCGGTGCTTGAGGCGCTCGGCGAGCCCGACCGTCTCCACGACCTGCTGGAGCCAGGCGGCGTCGGGCTTGCGGCCCGCGATGTCCATCGGCAGCGTGATGTTCTCGATCGCGTTGAGCGTCGGGAGCAGGTTGAACGCCTGGAAGATGAACCCGATCCGGTCACGCCGGAGTTGGGTGAGCTTCTTGTCCTTGAGCTTGGTGATCTCGGTCTCGTCGAGATAGATCTCGCCCGACGTCACCGTGTCGAGACCGGCCAGGCAGTGCATCAGGGTCGACTTGCCGGAGCCGGACGGGCCCATGATCGCCGTGAACTGCCCGCGGGCGATGTCGACGTCGACATGGTCGAGCGCGACGACCCGGGTCTCCCCGGTGCCGTACGCCTTCACGACCTGCCGCGCTCGCGCCGCGACGGCCGTACGCCCTCCAGTGCCCCCGTGCCTGGGAATGGTCACAGCCGTTGTCACGGTATTTCTCCTATGTCGGTCGATGACTGGACGTCATTGGGTACGGTCCGAGTCTGGGTTCTGGACGGTGTCCGGCGCGATGGTGCCCAGCGCAGTCTTCAGGTGGGGTTTTCCCCACCCGCCCCCCTGCGGTGGGCCGTAGTCGATGTCTCGCGGCGACGTAAGAACAGGTTAAGGAAACGCCCCCTGCCGCCACGTCCTCCGCCGGGAGGAACGGGCCCTGGCCACTATGAGGGGGCACCCCCTAGGGGACTCGTCCCCCAGGGGGAGGCGAGGTCAGGGACACCGTTCGGCCCGGCGGGACCACGGTCGGGGCCGCCGCCCAACCGGAACGCCAGGGTCCGTCGGGACCCCTTCCCCACCCTGCTCCTTCCCCTCTCCGACCCCTCAACCGTTCTCGTCGTCCCGCCCCGTACGGCGCTCCCGGATGAGACAGTGCCCCGGGAGATACGTGCATAGGGAAGGAAACCCGGTGAGCGGCTCGGACGGCAAGAGCGACGTGGGCACGGACGGCACAGCGGCGGACTCCACCCCCGGCGCGGGCTCCGCCTTCGGCGCGGGTACGGGCCTTGGCGCGGGATCGGGCGCCGGCGCGGGCTCCACCTCCGGTGCGGGCACGGGCCCCAGCGCGGGTACGGGTCCCGGCGCGGACACGGGACCCGGCGCGGGCTCCACCTTCGGCGCGGGCACGGGTCCCAGCGCGGGCGCCAACGGGGAGGCGGTTACGGACGGGAAGGCGGATACAGGCGGGCACGCGCATACGGGCGGCGACGGCACGACCACGCCGCCCGCGCTCACCACCCCCCGGGGCCGCCGCCCCGTCGTGGCGGCGCTCATGCTCGGCATGGCGCTGGCGGCCATCGACGGCACCATCGTGTCCACCGCCGTCCCCCAGATCGTCGGCGACCTGGGCGGGTTCACCGTCTTCTCCTGGCTCTTCTCCGGCTACCTGCTGGCCGTCACCGTCACGCTCCCCCTGTACGGGAAGCTTTCCGACACCTTCGGCCGCAAGCCGGTCCTGATAGCCGGGATCGTCCTCTTCCTGATCGGCTCGGTCCTCTGCGCGGCCGCCTGGAACATGGCCGCGCTCATCGCCTTCCGCATCGTCCAGGGCCTGGGCGGCGGCGCCCTCCAGGGCACGGTCCAGACCATCGCGGCCGACCTCTACCCGCTCAAGGAACGCCCGCGCATCCAGGCGAAGCTCTCGACGGTCTGGGCCACCTCCGCGGTCGCCGGGCCCGTGGTCGGCGGACTGCTCGCCGGGTACGCGGACTGGCGGTGGATCTTCCTGATCAACC is a window from the Streptomyces sp. MMBL 11-1 genome containing:
- a CDS encoding ABC transporter ATP-binding protein gives rise to the protein MTTAVTIPRHGGTGGRTAVAARARQVVKAYGTGETRVVALDHVDVDIARGQFTAIMGPSGSGKSTLMHCLAGLDTVTSGEIYLDETEITKLKDKKLTQLRRDRIGFIFQAFNLLPTLNAIENITLPMDIAGRKPDAAWLQQVVETVGLAERLKHRPTQLSGGQQQRVAVARALAARPEIIFGDEPTGNLDSRAGAEVLSFLRKSVDELGQTIVMVTHDPVAASYADRVLYLADGSIVDEMYNPTADQVLDRMKHFDARGRTS